One Bacteroidota bacterium genomic window carries:
- a CDS encoding c-type cytochrome, translating into MAERNKKPRSAEKEQIPDTPSSHRYDDIEELTNPSPKWIIIVFYVTIGFSLLYAIHYFGYPGNKRDQYSEYERKVAAFEEKKSDMQSSASGAAEMSEAEILAAGGTLYTEKGCLACHGLNGEGNAIGPNLTDQFWLNGCSMEEVIKIISEGKPEKGMTPYKSMMSEQQIKHLAQYILTSMRGSNPANARAAQGGECE; encoded by the coding sequence ATGGCCGAAAGAAATAAAAAACCACGCTCTGCCGAAAAGGAACAAATCCCTGATACCCCATCTTCGCACCGTTACGACGACATCGAAGAACTCACCAATCCTTCGCCGAAATGGATTATCATTGTTTTTTATGTCACCATTGGCTTCTCCCTGCTTTATGCCATCCACTATTTTGGTTATCCGGGCAACAAACGCGACCAGTATAGTGAATACGAGCGCAAAGTAGCTGCTTTTGAAGAAAAGAAAAGTGACATGCAGTCAAGTGCCTCCGGTGCAGCAGAGATGAGCGAAGCCGAAATCCTTGCCGCAGGTGGTACCCTTTACACAGAAAAAGGTTGCCTGGCATGCCATGGATTAAATGGTGAGGGAAATGCCATTGGCCCAAATCTTACCGACCAATTCTGGCTGAATGGTTGCAGCATGGAAGAGGTAATAAAGATTATTTCTGAAGGTAAACCCGAAAAAGGAATGACTCCTTATAAAAGCATGATGTCTGAACAACAAATCAAACATCTTGCCCAGTATATTTTAACCTCGATGAGAGGTTCTAATCCTGCCAATGCCAGAGCAGCCCAAGGGGGTGAATGCGAATAA
- the ccoN gene encoding cytochrome-c oxidase, cbb3-type subunit I produces the protein MEVQKFNYDNAIVRNFVWATIIWGVVALLVGLLAALQLAFPVFNFDLEYTTFGRVRPLHTNAVIFAFIGNAMFAGIYYSLQRVLKARLFNDFLSKFHFWGWQLIIVSAALTLLAGFTTGKEYAELEWPIDIMIALVWVAFGWNMIGTILTRRVKHIYVAVWWYLATFIGVAVLHIVNSIEVPAGFLKSYPIFAGAQDAVVQWWYGHNAVAFFLTTPWLGLMYYYLPKSANRPVYSYQLSIIHFWTLIFLYMWSGPHHLLYQALPDWVQALGVTFSIMLIAPSWGGMINGLLTLRGAWDKVRDRADLKFMVIAVTAYGMSTFEGPMMSLKSVNAISHFSDWTIAHTHIAGMGWNGGLIFGMFYWLVPKLFRIELHSKKLANVHFWIATLGILLFAIPLYWSGITQWLMLREYTADGILAYPNFLETTTRILPMYVYRIVGGTLYFTGILLFFFNIIKTVRSGNLAANEATEAPALVNRQTRSAAGETIHRWLERKGVRFSILVFLALAIGGAVEIIPMLKVESNIPKIESVTPYSALEQTGRDIYIANGCYNCHSQQVRALRYETDRYGEYSKIGEFVYDHPFQWGSRRTGPDLARAGYVGSSTYKNAVWHYKHFLNPQEIAPGTIMPAYPWLADKQVNLDKLPAKIKALRSVGVPYPESYERIAAEEYLQDASKIVNELKEAGIEVEPTSEVVAMIAYMHKLGRDISPAANKNSK, from the coding sequence ATGGAAGTACAAAAATTCAACTACGACAATGCCATTGTGCGCAATTTTGTATGGGCAACAATTATCTGGGGCGTGGTGGCCTTGCTTGTAGGATTGCTTGCAGCCCTGCAGCTGGCATTTCCGGTATTTAATTTCGACCTCGAGTACACTACTTTTGGCCGTGTCCGACCCTTGCATACCAATGCTGTAATCTTCGCTTTTATTGGCAATGCCATGTTTGCCGGTATCTATTATTCCCTGCAGCGTGTGCTGAAAGCCCGCCTTTTCAATGATTTTTTAAGCAAATTCCATTTCTGGGGATGGCAGTTGATTATCGTATCAGCTGCCCTGACCCTTCTCGCCGGGTTTACTACCGGAAAAGAATATGCCGAACTCGAATGGCCAATCGATATCATGATTGCACTGGTATGGGTGGCATTTGGTTGGAACATGATCGGAACCATTCTTACCCGAAGGGTTAAACATATTTATGTGGCGGTGTGGTGGTACCTGGCCACTTTTATTGGCGTAGCGGTGCTTCATATTGTGAATTCCATTGAGGTTCCAGCCGGCTTTTTAAAAAGTTATCCGATTTTTGCCGGTGCCCAGGATGCAGTGGTTCAATGGTGGTATGGTCATAACGCTGTCGCTTTTTTTCTTACTACCCCCTGGTTGGGTCTGATGTATTATTACCTGCCGAAATCGGCCAACCGACCGGTTTATTCCTACCAGCTTTCGATCATTCACTTCTGGACCCTTATATTTCTTTACATGTGGTCCGGGCCTCATCATCTTTTATACCAGGCACTGCCCGACTGGGTGCAGGCCTTAGGAGTTACCTTTTCAATTATGCTCATTGCCCCTTCGTGGGGTGGCATGATCAATGGCTTGCTTACCTTACGCGGCGCCTGGGATAAGGTGCGCGACCGGGCCGATTTAAAATTTATGGTGATCGCCGTAACGGCCTATGGCATGTCAACTTTCGAAGGCCCCATGATGTCGCTAAAATCCGTAAATGCCATCAGTCACTTTTCTGACTGGACCATTGCCCACACCCATATTGCCGGGATGGGTTGGAATGGAGGGCTCATTTTTGGCATGTTCTATTGGCTTGTTCCTAAACTATTCCGTATCGAGCTGCATTCGAAAAAACTTGCCAATGTGCATTTTTGGATCGCCACCCTAGGTATTTTACTATTCGCCATTCCGCTCTACTGGTCTGGCATTACTCAATGGCTTATGCTTCGCGAATATACAGCGGATGGCATATTGGCTTACCCGAATTTTCTCGAAACTACCACCCGTATCCTGCCAATGTATGTATATCGAATAGTAGGTGGAACTCTCTATTTCACAGGAATTCTACTCTTTTTCTTTAACATAATAAAAACCGTTCGAAGTGGAAATTTGGCAGCCAACGAAGCCACAGAAGCTCCGGCATTGGTGAATCGCCAGACTCGCAGTGCTGCCGGTGAAACCATTCACCGTTGGCTTGAACGTAAAGGTGTGCGCTTTTCGATTCTGGTATTCCTTGCCTTGGCCATTGGCGGAGCTGTTGAGATCATTCCAATGCTGAAGGTTGAATCGAATATTCCAAAAATTGAATCAGTAACCCCCTACTCAGCCCTGGAACAAACCGGCCGCGACATTTATATTGCCAATGGCTGCTATAACTGCCATTCGCAACAAGTAAGGGCTCTTCGCTACGAAACCGATCGCTATGGCGAATACTCTAAGATTGGAGAGTTTGTTTACGATCATCCCTTCCAGTGGGGTTCGCGCCGCACAGGCCCGGACCTGGCAAGAGCAGGGTACGTTGGCAGCTCGACCTATAAAAATGCGGTGTGGCATTACAAGCACTTTTTAAATCCACAGGAAATAGCCCCTGGCACCATCATGCCTGCCTATCCATGGTTAGCCGACAAACAGGTAAACCTCGATAAACTACCGGCAAAAATAAAGGCTCTTCGTAGTGTTGGTGTTCCCTACCCCGAAAGTTATGAAAGAATCGCAGCAGAGGAATACCTCCAAGATGCCAGTAAAATAGTGAACGAATTAAAAGAAGCCGGTATTGAGGTTGAACCCACAAGCGAAGTGGTGGCTATGATAGCCTATATGCATAAGCTGGGACGCGATATCTCCCCGGCCGCCAATAAAAATTCGAAATAA
- a CDS encoding sulfite exporter TauE/SafE family protein: MEILLAGLALGLMGSFHCIGMCGPIALSIPLKGNSLFSKLSGSLLYHFGRTLTYGMLGALFGLIGQGFQMAGFQQWIAIAMGIVMILSVLIPSVFKALGGNKALPFSEVVRKGLGYLFSHPSSFSLLFIGMLNGLLPCGLVYLAIAGAIGTGSTLYGIVFMLLFGLGTIPMLAMVSMMGNFMGHALRNRLNKIVPYVVVMIGLLFILRGLSLGIPFLSPPAEKLNPDIHQQQNQTPETDSLGRRSCCGSN, translated from the coding sequence ATGGAAATTCTCTTAGCAGGCCTGGCACTTGGACTCATGGGCAGCTTCCATTGCATTGGCATGTGCGGGCCAATTGCCCTGAGTATTCCACTGAAGGGAAATTCTCTGTTCTCGAAATTGAGTGGGAGCTTGCTCTACCACTTTGGTCGCACCTTAACCTACGGTATGCTGGGGGCCTTATTTGGTCTGATTGGCCAGGGTTTTCAAATGGCAGGGTTTCAGCAATGGATTGCCATTGCAATGGGAATTGTTATGATTCTATCGGTACTTATCCCCTCTGTATTTAAGGCTCTTGGCGGCAACAAAGCCCTCCCTTTTTCCGAAGTTGTTAGAAAAGGTTTAGGATATCTCTTTTCGCACCCTTCCTCCTTTTCGTTGTTATTTATTGGTATGCTCAACGGTCTTTTACCTTGTGGATTGGTATACCTGGCCATAGCCGGCGCCATTGGAACAGGCAGTACCCTTTATGGTATTGTTTTTATGCTGTTGTTTGGCCTGGGTACCATTCCCATGCTGGCCATGGTGAGTATGATGGGCAACTTCATGGGCCATGCCCTGAGGAACCGATTGAATAAAATAGTGCCCTATGTAGTGGTTATGATCGGTCTTTTATTTATCCTTCGGGGATTATCGCTGGGTATTCCATTTCTAAGTCCGCCGGCAGAAAAGCTGAATCCCGATATACACCAGCAACAGAATCAAACCCCTGAAACAGATTCGCTGGGTAGAAGATCCTGCTGCGGTTCAAACTAA
- the efp gene encoding elongation factor P, whose protein sequence is MATTADIRNGLCMLFNNDLYTVVEFQHVKPGKGPAFVRTKLKNIKTGKVIDNTFSSGHKIDVQRVERRPYQFLYSDDMGYNFMHNETFEQITIEKSMINAPQFLKEGDQVEIVYHADNDTPLFAELLAHVALEVTYTEPGLRGDTASSTALKPATLETGAIVNVPLFVNMGDKIKVDTRDGSYVERVK, encoded by the coding sequence ATGGCAACTACAGCAGACATCAGAAATGGATTGTGTATGTTGTTCAACAACGATTTGTATACCGTAGTTGAATTTCAGCACGTAAAACCCGGCAAAGGTCCGGCCTTTGTGCGCACAAAACTTAAAAACATTAAAACCGGAAAGGTTATCGATAACACCTTCTCGTCGGGACATAAAATTGATGTTCAGCGCGTTGAAAGGCGTCCCTACCAGTTTTTATACAGCGACGATATGGGATACAATTTCATGCACAACGAAACTTTCGAACAAATTACCATCGAAAAAAGCATGATCAATGCCCCTCAGTTTTTAAAAGAAGGCGACCAGGTAGAAATTGTATACCACGCCGATAACGATACCCCTCTCTTTGCTGAGTTGCTGGCTCATGTGGCCCTCGAAGTAACCTACACCGAACCAGGATTGCGCGGCGATACTGCCTCCTCTACTGCCCTGAAACCAGCAACCCTGGAAACAGGAGCCATTGTAAATGTGCCCCTTTTCGTAAACATGGGCGATAAAATAAAAGTGGACACCCGCGACGGCTCCTATGTTGAACGGGTAAAATAA
- a CDS encoding UDP-2,3-diacylglucosamine diphosphatase, producing the protein MKKIYFISDLHLGLYPAAKSREREKKVVRFLDSIRHEVEELYLVGDIFDFWHEHKRVVPKGFVRFLGKLAELSDAGVKIHYFSGNHDVWVYGYFTEELNIAIHHKPIVKEYSGKKFFIGHGDGLGPGDRAYKLLKWGFRNPFLQWCFARLHPNFSMWLGLSWSKRSRYSKGILAEAYKGPKKEFLLRFVGQELQKTRYDYFVFGHRHIPWDLQIGKSRVINLGDWIYSFTYAVFDGDSLELKQFEGDGANIRRQTEP; encoded by the coding sequence TTGAAAAAAATCTATTTCATTTCCGATCTGCATTTAGGACTCTACCCTGCTGCGAAAAGTCGCGAACGCGAAAAAAAAGTAGTACGCTTTTTAGACTCTATTCGACATGAAGTAGAAGAGCTCTACCTGGTAGGCGATATTTTCGATTTTTGGCACGAACATAAGAGAGTAGTGCCCAAAGGATTTGTCCGCTTTCTGGGCAAGCTGGCCGAGTTGTCCGATGCCGGTGTCAAAATCCACTATTTTTCGGGCAACCACGATGTATGGGTCTATGGCTATTTCACCGAAGAACTGAATATTGCAATTCACCATAAACCCATTGTGAAGGAATACAGCGGGAAAAAATTCTTTATCGGCCACGGCGATGGCCTCGGGCCCGGCGACCGGGCCTATAAATTGCTGAAATGGGGTTTTCGTAACCCTTTTCTGCAATGGTGCTTTGCGCGGCTCCATCCGAATTTTTCGATGTGGCTTGGCCTAAGCTGGTCAAAAAGGAGTCGGTATTCGAAAGGTATTCTTGCCGAAGCCTACAAGGGACCAAAAAAAGAATTTCTGTTGCGCTTTGTAGGGCAGGAATTGCAAAAAACTCGTTACGATTACTTTGTGTTTGGTCACCGGCATATCCCCTGGGATTTGCAAATTGGAAAAAGCAGAGTGATTAACCTGGGCGACTGGATTTACAGTTTTACCTATGCGGTTTTCGACGGAGATAGTCTGGAGCTCAAACAATTCGAAGGAGATGGGGCTAACATCCGCAGGCAAACGGAACCCTAA
- the ccoS gene encoding cbb3-type cytochrome oxidase assembly protein CcoS, producing MNILYLLIGVSLLAALIFLALFIWAVRSGQYDDTKTPAIRTLFEDDEPEAEKEKDEPVISKE from the coding sequence ATGAATATCTTGTACCTGCTTATTGGTGTAAGCCTTCTGGCAGCATTAATATTTCTGGCATTATTTATTTGGGCTGTTCGCTCAGGCCAATACGACGATACCAAAACACCAGCCATCAGAACCCTTTTTGAGGATGATGAACCCGAGGCTGAAAAGGAAAAAGATGAACCAGTGATTTCGAAGGAATAA
- the ccoG gene encoding cytochrome c oxidase accessory protein CcoG, which yields MPKKTTEESSFRDRPINIDASGKRKWVYARQPKGKWYMRRTLVAWMVLVFLAIAPFIRIKGLPFMKFDIPQGEFYLFGNLLYTQDTYLLAIIMAIAVVSVVLFTVAFGRLFCGWLCPQNIFLEMVYRRIEYLFMGNYRKGKPKEPGKFKRLGMHLSFMLISVVFTNVFLMWFIGPEGLARLIQEPVQENLKGFSIMLGISAFYYWIYSNFREQVCTMICPYGRMQGVLLDSQSISVIYDYKRGEPRGAKNVGDCIDCSSCLAVCPTGIDIRNGTQLECIHCTACIDECNSVMKRIQKPYNLIRYDSVKGIETGKRSVFTTRTLAYAGVLFVLFIFLAFTVSRRTSLDVSLLRMPGSLYQQPDEQTVMNLYNLKLINKSENARNIEVKLLSPEGIVEVAGKPLLIESRGHVEAVLMVKINKATITGKNTDLRIGFFDNQELLETTTINFIGPTK from the coding sequence ATGCCAAAAAAAACAACTGAAGAATCATCCTTTCGCGATCGCCCCATCAACATCGATGCAAGTGGTAAGCGTAAGTGGGTATATGCCCGACAACCCAAAGGCAAGTGGTACATGCGACGCACATTGGTAGCCTGGATGGTGCTGGTTTTTTTAGCCATAGCTCCTTTTATCAGAATAAAAGGGCTCCCATTTATGAAATTCGATATCCCCCAGGGTGAATTTTACCTCTTTGGAAACTTACTCTATACCCAGGATACTTATTTGCTTGCTATCATTATGGCCATTGCGGTGGTGTCGGTGGTACTATTTACCGTAGCCTTTGGCAGACTATTTTGCGGTTGGCTTTGCCCGCAAAACATTTTTCTCGAAATGGTGTATCGCCGGATCGAATACCTGTTTATGGGTAACTACCGGAAAGGAAAACCAAAAGAACCAGGCAAATTTAAAAGGCTGGGCATGCACCTGAGTTTTATGCTCATCAGTGTGGTGTTCACCAATGTTTTTTTAATGTGGTTCATTGGGCCAGAGGGACTTGCAAGACTTATTCAGGAACCTGTCCAGGAAAATCTAAAAGGTTTTTCAATCATGCTGGGCATTTCAGCTTTCTATTATTGGATTTATTCAAACTTTCGCGAACAGGTATGCACCATGATTTGCCCCTACGGACGTATGCAAGGTGTGCTACTCGATTCGCAAAGCATTTCTGTTATCTACGATTACAAACGAGGAGAACCCCGTGGTGCTAAAAATGTGGGCGATTGCATAGATTGTAGTTCCTGCCTTGCTGTGTGCCCAACAGGCATTGACATAAGAAACGGAACCCAACTCGAATGCATCCATTGTACCGCTTGCATTGACGAATGCAACAGCGTGATGAAAAGGATACAAAAACCCTACAACCTGATTCGTTACGATTCGGTAAAGGGCATAGAAACTGGAAAACGTTCGGTATTCACCACCCGAACCCTAGCCTATGCCGGAGTACTTTTTGTCCTCTTTATTTTCCTGGCCTTTACAGTATCCAGGCGCACAAGCCTCGATGTAAGCCTTCTGCGAATGCCAGGTTCGCTCTATCAGCAACCCGATGAGCAGACGGTTATGAACCTATATAACCTCAAGCTCATCAACAAATCGGAAAACGCACGGAACATTGAAGTGAAGCTTTTATCGCCGGAAGGAATAGTGGAAGTAGCAGGAAAACCATTGCTTATTGAAAGCCGGGGGCATGTTGAGGCTGTATTGATGGTAAAAATAAACAAGGCCACAATAACCGGAAAGAATACCGACCTTCGTATTGGCTTTTTTGACAATCAGGAATTACTCGAAACCACAACCATTAATTTTATCGGACCAACAAAATAA
- a CDS encoding SpoIIE family protein phosphatase — protein sequence MSKNASNKRLEQTTFKLRALLNITLAINENLTRNELLQRYEDMLHRDLNIGKLLLFKLEDTWKCILNKGYDDAFVAQIDAEKDLLQYEEISFDWRSSDQKVQDTYDIVVPVQHKGVPIAFVIIGDVDEDTEGVSPIIKHLNFIQTLSNIIIVAIENIRLFNESLRQEAMRKELELASKMQSMLIPDEQALPKDKRIHITAYYHPHFEVGGDYYDYIELNRDEIGFCISDVSGKGISAALLMSNFQANLRALFTHEISLAALIEKLNERVLKAANGEKFITLFVAKYNFKTRELEYVNAGHNQPILYRIDINQLSFLDKGCVGMGMLDEIPVIRKGSITIEGPAKILCYTDGLVEMMDGKGVSFGTGEIEECLMNKETIKQNIEAVIKKQGILDGSTRIFDDISIMGIELY from the coding sequence ATGAGTAAGAACGCTTCGAATAAACGGCTTGAGCAAACTACCTTTAAATTAAGGGCCCTGCTTAATATTACTCTTGCCATTAACGAAAATCTTACCCGCAACGAGTTGCTGCAGCGTTATGAAGATATGCTGCACCGCGATTTAAACATCGGTAAACTATTACTGTTTAAGCTTGAAGACACGTGGAAATGCATCCTGAACAAAGGTTACGACGATGCTTTTGTGGCGCAGATAGATGCAGAGAAAGACCTTTTACAATACGAAGAGATCTCGTTCGACTGGAGGAGTTCGGACCAAAAAGTGCAAGACACCTATGACATTGTAGTGCCAGTACAACACAAAGGGGTTCCTATTGCTTTTGTAATTATTGGCGATGTAGATGAAGATACGGAAGGGGTAAGCCCCATTATCAAACACCTGAACTTTATTCAGACTCTTTCGAACATTATTATTGTTGCCATCGAAAACATCAGGCTTTTTAACGAAAGCCTGCGCCAGGAGGCCATGCGTAAAGAGCTCGAGCTGGCCTCGAAGATGCAAAGCATGCTCATACCCGATGAACAGGCATTGCCCAAAGACAAACGTATCCACATTACGGCATATTACCATCCGCATTTCGAAGTCGGAGGCGATTATTACGATTACATCGAACTTAACCGCGATGAAATTGGTTTTTGTATTTCCGATGTGTCAGGCAAAGGAATCTCTGCGGCTCTGCTCATGTCGAATTTTCAGGCTAATCTTAGAGCCCTGTTTACGCATGAAATATCGCTGGCTGCCCTTATCGAAAAACTGAACGAAAGGGTGCTAAAAGCTGCCAACGGCGAAAAGTTTATCACCCTGTTTGTGGCCAAATACAACTTTAAAACCCGTGAGCTCGAATACGTCAATGCCGGGCATAACCAGCCTATACTTTACCGTATAGATATCAACCAGCTCTCTTTCCTCGACAAGGGCTGCGTGGGCATGGGTATGCTCGACGAAATACCTGTCATTCGCAAGGGGTCTATTACCATCGAAGGGCCGGCAAAGATACTTTGTTATACCGATGGTTTGGTGGAGATGATGGATGGAAAAGGGGTTTCTTTTGGTACCGGCGAAATTGAAGAATGCCTGATGAACAAAGAAACCATTAAACAAAACATAGAAGCGGTCATTAAAAAACAAGGCATTCTCGATGGAAGTACACGGATATTCGACGATATCAGCATCATGGGAATAGAACTTTATTAG
- the tsaB gene encoding tRNA (adenosine(37)-N6)-threonylcarbamoyltransferase complex dimerization subunit type 1 TsaB has product MSKILCLDTATDICSVALLENDQCIAFRDSVNDRSHASQLAVYIDELLKESALKVSDLDAIAVSMGPGSYTGLRIGVSTAKGLCYGAGKPFIAVSTLQSMCFGIDHQLAPDVLSDEFYYCPMLDARRMEVYTAVYNHDHQEIKSVNAEIIDDDSFADLLEKKKMLFFGSGAEKTKVHLRHPNALFYDHFNHSARHMAPLAYARFIDNHFEDTAYFEPFYLKDFIATTPKNKVLG; this is encoded by the coding sequence ATGAGTAAAATTTTATGCCTCGATACGGCTACCGATATTTGCAGTGTGGCATTGCTTGAAAATGACCAGTGTATAGCCTTTCGCGACTCGGTTAACGACCGCTCGCATGCCTCACAGCTGGCAGTTTATATCGATGAGTTATTAAAGGAATCGGCCCTGAAGGTATCGGATTTAGATGCCATAGCAGTGAGCATGGGCCCCGGATCGTACACCGGATTACGCATTGGAGTATCCACAGCAAAAGGTTTGTGCTATGGTGCCGGGAAACCATTTATTGCTGTTTCTACGCTTCAGAGTATGTGTTTTGGAATCGATCATCAGTTAGCACCGGATGTTTTATCGGACGAATTTTACTATTGCCCCATGCTCGATGCACGACGCATGGAAGTGTATACCGCTGTCTACAACCACGACCACCAGGAAATAAAATCGGTAAATGCTGAAATTATCGACGACGACTCCTTTGCAGACTTATTGGAGAAAAAAAAGATGCTTTTCTTCGGAAGTGGCGCTGAAAAAACAAAAGTACACCTCAGGCATCCGAATGCACTTTTTTACGACCATTTCAACCATTCGGCGCGCCATATGGCACCCCTGGCATACGCACGCTTCATTGATAATCATTTTGAGGATACTGCCTATTTCGAACCCTTCTACCTGAAAGATTTTATTGCCACCACACCAAAAAATAAAGTGCTGGGCTGA
- a CDS encoding FixH family protein, whose translation MRLNWGRAIVIFFVLFISLAIFFIVFALRQNNDLVTDDYYEQGANYTTQIKTNARSVIYSDSIQTARLEEFFLVFLSPTLVNQTDTLKLHFYYPNGKQHDFSVAIPNPDDTLKVATRRLTPGRCILKINWTMNQLEYYVEKPVFIE comes from the coding sequence ATGAGACTAAACTGGGGCCGGGCCATTGTGATTTTCTTTGTGCTTTTTATCAGCCTGGCAATATTTTTTATCGTCTTCGCCTTACGCCAGAACAACGACCTGGTTACCGACGATTATTACGAACAGGGAGCCAATTACACCACGCAGATAAAAACCAATGCGCGGTCGGTGATCTATTCAGATAGCATCCAAACGGCCAGACTGGAGGAGTTTTTTCTTGTCTTTTTATCCCCTACACTTGTAAATCAAACCGATACACTGAAACTGCATTTTTATTATCCAAACGGTAAACAGCACGATTTCTCTGTGGCAATACCTAATCCGGACGATACACTGAAAGTGGCAACCAGAAGGCTCACTCCCGGAAGGTGTATTTTAAAAATTAATTGGACCATGAACCAACTGGAGTATTATGTCGAAAAACCAGTATTTATTGAATAA